The following are encoded in a window of Rosa chinensis cultivar Old Blush chromosome 4, RchiOBHm-V2, whole genome shotgun sequence genomic DNA:
- the LOC112198580 gene encoding beta-amyrin 28-monooxygenase: MDYSNLYIFLSTLLAIFPTTTLAFLFSAYKSKSHEKSINLPPGNFGWPIIGEIFAFLHDDHEKFVGDRMNKYSKIFKTKILGERTVVLCGTAGHKFVASNEEKLFAAWRPHSMQKLFRSSYQKAASIIMPRQMEKHVSQAPGFLRAEAMVGYVAAMDSMVLDHLKTHWDGKQVVEAHRLTQLLVLTLSAKFFMGLEDSCRIGKLVELMDTMMLALHTIPVNIPGTAFHRAMKAAPAAREIIQSFVKEKKEVMESTGNKMHDLLSYMIATPDPTGRFMPENEIADKIMGNVAASFNSPAMTTTFIVKFLGERPDIYDKVRIEQLEILKSKKSGEALNWDDMQKMKYSWNVALEAMRLIPPLQGTFREAATDFTYQGYTIPKGWKVYWTVSTTTMNPEYFPAPEEFDPTRFEKATPPPYTNIPFGSGPRICPGKDYARLQILSFMHHLVIRFKWDLVNPNCKITGGMNPFPVDGLKVRLQAQPSQALVVLRTYVE; the protein is encoded by the exons ATGGATTACAGTAacctttacattttcttgtcTACACTACTTGCCATCTTCCCTACTACTACTCTTGCATTCCTTTTTTCTGCTTACAAGTCAAAATCCCATGAAAAATCCATTAATCTTCCCCCAGGCAACTTTGGGTGGCCGATTATCGGCGAAATCTTTGCCTTCCTACACGATGACCATGAAAAATTTGTAGGGGATAGGATGAATAAATACTCCAAAATCTTCAAAACCAAGATACTAGGTGAGCGAACCGTGGTGTTATGTGGCACTGCCGGTCACAAATTTGTGGCTTCCAACGAAGAAAAGCTCTTTGCAGCATGGAGACCTCACTCAATGCAAAAGCTCTTTCGTTCTTCATACCAAAAAGCTGCTTCCATCATCATGCCAAGACAAATGGAAAAGCATGTATCTCAGGCACCAGGGTTTCTGAGAGCCGAAGCCATGGTTGGCTACGTGGCAGCGATGG attcCATGGTTCTCGACCACCTGAAAACGCACTGGGATGGCAAACAGGTGGTCGAGGCTCATCGCCTCACGCAGCTACTTGTTTTGACTCTCTCGGCCAAGTTCTTCATGGGACTCGAAGACAGTTGTCGTATTGGTAAGCTTGTGGAGTTGATGGACACCATGATGCTGGCGCTTCACACTATTCCTGTGAATATTCCGGGGACTGCATTTCATCGAGCAATGAAAGCAGCGCCGGCTGCGAGGGAGATTATTCAGTCGTTTGTTAAGGAGAAGAAAGAAGTTATGGAGTCTACCGGAAACAAAATGCATGATCTTTTGTCTTATATGATTGCTACGCCAGACCCAACCGGAAGGTTCATGCCGGAGAATGAAATTGCTGATAAAATTATGGGGAATGTGGCCGCTTCGTTCAACTCTCCAGCTATGACTACTACTTTTATCGTGAAGTTCCTGGGCGAAAGACCTGACATATATGACAAAGTCCGAATTG AACAACTGGAGATTTTGAAGTCCAAAAAATCTGGCGAGGCACTCAATTGGGATGATATGCAAAAAATGAAGTATTCGTGGAACGTAGCCCTGGAGGCGATGAGGCTCATACCACCTCTTCAGGGAACATTTAGAGAGGCTGCAACAGACTTCACTTACCAAGGTTATACAATTCCTAAAGGATGGAAG GTCTACTGGACAGTGAGCACCACAACCATGAACCCTGAATATTTTCCAGCGCCAGAAGAGTTTGACCCTACAAGGTTCGAGAAAGCAACTCCTCCGCCTTACACAAACATCCCATTCGGTAGTGGTCCTCGAATTTGCCCCGGAAAGGACTACGCTCGTTTGCAAATTCTTAGTTTTATGCACCATCTTGTTATAAGATTCAAATGGGACCTTGTGAACCCTAATTGCAAGATCACAGGTGGTATGAATCCCTTTCCAGTTGATGGGCTGAAGGTTCGTCTCCAAGCTCAACCCAGTCAAGCTTTAGTTGTACTACGCACGTACGTAGAGTGA